GTTGGCCAATCCACCTCATCCTGCTAGCCACGAGCTTCATCATGCTCGTGCCGTTTTACTGGGTGTTCAAGACGTCCATATCTGGTGAGAACATCTTCACCTACCCACCGAACATTATTCCGCGTAATCCGCACATCTTCTATTACGTGGATGTCTGGTATGCGATTCCCTTCGCACGCTATTTCCTCAACAGCGTCATCGTCTCCGTGCTTACGATTGCCGCCAATGTCATCTTCAATGCGATGGCAGGCTATGCGTTGACACGAGGCTTTCGCGGCAAGAACCTCGTTCTGATGCTGTTTCTCTCCTGCATGATGGTGCCATTCCAGGCCACGATCATTCCCGCCTATCTCATCACCGGAAAGCTCGGCTTGCTGGATTCCTATGTGGGCTTAGCGTTGCCGCAATTTTCGACGATCATCTGCATCTTCGTCTTCAAGGCGAGCTTTGACGCGGTGCCAAAGTCATTGATTGATGCAGCCAAGATCGATGGTCTATCCGAGTGGCGCATCATCTGGAAAGTTATGATGCCACTCGCCAAATCCGCCATGGCGACCAATATCATTCTGTCATTCATCTGGTCTTGGAACAATTTTCTATGGCCATTGATCATGACGCGCTCTGCCGACATGCAGACTTTGCCGCTGGGTCTATCGCGCTTCCTGTCCTATCAGGAGGATACGACGGGAGCACTCTATGCATTCTGCGTCATGGTCCTCGCACCGGGCATCCTGCTTTTCCTCCTGGCTCAGAAGGAATTCATCCAAGGGCTTACATCCGGCGCTACGAAGGGATGAGGTCGCATCGTGCAAGATGAGGATTTTCAACGCCCGCGCTGGCACAAGTGGTTGCTTAACCGCTTCGTGCTCACGCCACTGATCATCGCTCTCATCGCCGGCGCGTGGGATCTCTACGCGAATATGCACAACAACGGCCTGGTGGAAGGCACGGTGGTGGATGCGGCCGGCAACCCCGTTGCCGGCGCGGACGTGACGCTCTGGACCTTCAATTTCACGACGTTCAGTGAGAAAAGCCACACCAAGAGCGGGCCTGACGGGCGCTTTGCCTTTACCGACAATCCTTCGCACCACATTCAAGTCAGCGCGACAAAGCCCGGCGTTGGTACGTCTCAGCGCAAGCCGATCCGGCTCCTGTTCCAATCTCAGGACACACAACTGCAGGAACCGCTCATCCTCTCGGGTGGCGCCTGAATCAGCCCGCGAACTTCGGCTCCGGGAGACCGCGCACGCCCAAGTCATGGAGCGCAAAGACCGCACCGGCATGGGCAACGCTCGCACGCTCGGTTTCCGGGATCATCGATGCAGCGCTCGTGACATAAAGGATATCGAGGTCCGGCCCCCCAAAGGCGCACATGGTGGGATGCCTGACGGGCAAGTCGATCAGGCGATCGAAACGGCCCTTGGGATCGACCCGCGCAATCTGCCCACCGTGAACGAGCGCGCACCAATAGAACCCATCGCTGTCGACTGTGGCGCCATCACAGCGGCCTGGAATGTCCTTGGTCGAGAAAAACAGGCGGCGGTTCGAGATAACGCCTTCCTCGAGATCAAAGTCATACGCAAATACAGACTCAGCACGACTGTCCGCGAAGTAGAAGGTGCGATCATCCGGTGAAAAGGCGATCCCATTGGAGACGATAAAGCCTCGATCCATGCAGGAGACATTGGCGCAATCGTCCAAGCGATAAAGCGCGCCTGTCGGATGCGCGAGATCCGCATCACGCGAGCCGCACCAGAAGCGGCCGCGCCTATCACATTTGCCATCGTTGAGGATATTGAGCGGCCTCTCCGGCTCCGGATCGACGAGTCGCTTGACGAAACTCGTGCCACGGTCGTCCACGAGCTCGACGAGCGCGAAGCCCGTTTGCAGCGCGGCCACGATGCCGCCCTTGTCGCGAAAACCAAAGGAGCCGATTACGGACGGCATTTGCCAGGACGAAATCTTGCCATCGGCATCCATTCTATGCAGCGCCGGACGCAACGCATCCACCCAGTAGAGCGCGCCTTCCTCCACATGCCAGCATGGGCATTCTCCTAACTGATTGCGGCAGTCGGCGACGACTTCAATGTCAGGAGCGTCGGACATGGCCTCACCAGGGCAAAGGTTGGTCGTGATAGGTCTGGAAGATGCCGGTATGGTGCCGGCCTGCTCGATGCAGCACGCCGCGCATTCCGGCAACGCTTTCGGTCACCGGGACGCGCCCACCGGGTTCGGTCGCGGCCCAGCCCGGGTGGAGGGCGATCACGCTGATATGACGCGGCGCAAGGTCCACGGCGAGCGTCTTGACGACCATGTTGAGGCCTGCCTTGCTGGACCGATAAGCATAGGAGCCCCCCGAATTGTTGAGCGTGATCGATCCCATGCGGCTCGATACGAAGGCCATCGTCTTGAGTTCGCTAGCCGCGACGTTCTCGACCAGGCATTCCGCCAACTTCATCGGGCCGATCAGGTTCGTTTCGAGGATACGCCGCCAGTTTGGGTAGTCAGTGTGGCCGAACGGGGGATGTGGCCGGCCGATCCCTGCATTGCTCAGGAGAATATCGACAGGTGCTTTGCCCAGACCCTCTGCGAAAGCTTCGATCGCAGCGTGATCAGTGACGTCAAGCTTCGACACTGTGATATCGCCTGTGATCGCCCGTGTCTCCTCGGCAGACTGCGGGTCAAGACATGTGGCAAGGACGCGATAGCCGTCGGCCGCGTATTGCCTCGCGAATTCAACACCTAGACCAGTATCGCAGCCGGTAATGACGATCGTTGCCATAGGAGAACCCAGAAGCTGTGAAAACTTGAAACCTCGGCCCGTTGTTCCGGCCAAACCCGGGTTGCACGACAATTCCCGGATGGGTGCCAAGCGAGGAGGATGGAAATAAACCAATATCCCTGTCAGGGGGAGCGAGCACTCCGGACCAGGAGTACGTGGACAAGCGCGACTTGCGGCATCCCGGCACGGTCGACACGGTAGATGCCTGAGGCGGAATCAATGATAGCCTTTACACTACGAAACGCAACGTGGCAGTCGCCATTCAATAAGCAGAGGAAGCGAGGACAATCATGACATCGAACACAACGACACCGGCCACGCACGAGCTTTCACTCACCCGCACGCTCGCAGCACCCCGCCATGCCGTTTTTCGTGCCTGGACCGATCCCGCCCTCCTGAAGGAGTGGTTCGCACCAAGACCGTGGAGCGTCAGCAAAGCTGAACTCGACGTTCGTCCTGGCGGCTCGAACTTCATCGTCATGCGCAGCCCGGACGGCGAGGATTATCCGAACCGCGGCGTTTATCTCGAAGTGGTGGAAAACGAGCGGCTCGTCATAACCGATGCCTACACTGAAGCTTGGGTTCCTTCCGAAAAGCCTTTCATCACGATCATCTTGACTTTTGAGGACGAAGCCGGCGCCGCTGGGAAAACCCGTTATACTGCACGCGTCCGCCACTGGACTGCAGAAGATCGGGAAACCCATGAAGGGATGGGATTTCACGAGGGCTGGGGCCGCTGCACCGACCAATTGGAGGAGATCGCGGCGCGGCTGTGAGGCGAGCCGCCGATCTTGCAGCGAACCGGTCACGTCTCAAAGACCAACCGATGACGCAATTGGTGGTTACCCCCAGGCGTGAGAATCAGGCATAGGGCGCATGGCAGCCGCTGCCCGAGAACCGGCGTCCTCGCGTCGGGCGGGTTGCGGCACGACCGCTTCCGACTGTTTCGCAACCTTGAGGAAAAGCCATGTCCCTCCTGAAGACCATCGCCACCTCGGCGCTCGGCGACGGTGTCGTGTCGAAGATCGCACCGGATCGACTACTGGAAGGCGATCCGACATGCACGACCTGGGAGCAGGACGCGATCGAGGGCAAAGTGGAGACCGGCGTCTGGCAGATGACGCCGGGCAAGAACATCTCGGTCAAGAGCAACATCTATGAATTCTGCCACATCCTCGAAGGTGTCATCGAATTGACGGAAGACGGCAAGGAGCCTGTCACTTACCGAGCCGGCGACAGCTTTGTGATGAAGCCAGGCTTCGTCGGTACGTGGAAAACAGTCGAGACCGTCCGTAAGATCTACGTGATCATCGACTGATCGGTCCGCTTCATAAGAGGTCCACGGCCCCTAATCACATGGGGCCGTGGACTTTCAGACCCCCTCGTGCATCCAAACGGGCTACCCCTTCCTTTAGCCTCACCGTCTTTCGAGGTAGTTCTTGAGGGCGACGGCGTTATTGTGAGCCGCCTCCCGCGATGCATAGAGAAGCGTGACAGGTCCCTTCGCGACGAGTTCTTCCAAAGGCTTCAAGGCTTCGGGGCTTGCATCGAGTTCCTGCGCATAGCGTTCGCAGAACTCGTCCCAGAGCTCAGGTTTGCTATGGAACAGCTCGCGGAGTTCGTTGCTCGGCGCTATATCGCGAAGCCAACCGGTAAGCTGGGCAGCGTCGCGACTGACGCCGCGTGGCCATAGTCGATCAACGAGCACCCGCGCGCCATCGGAAGGTGCCGGCGCCTCATAGATTCTCTTGGTCATGATGTTGGTCATGTCAGCCCGCCGGCCTTTTTTGCCGCCCTGCTCCCCACGCGATCGTCTCAGGAGAATATCTCCCGGCCCAAGCCCGATCAGCCCAAGGTCGAACTATGCTGCCGAACGGAGGCACTCTGCAACCCCACGGAGCTGATCAGATGACGCTGGCGGTGAAGACATTGGTGAACCCGCCCGGGCGCGCAGGCCAAGACGAGGGTTCGGCGACTCAACAGTGGACGTCTGCCATTTGGCTTGATTAGCGCATCGCACCGCCCTCGCGCCGCATGACGGACGACGGTGGCATGTTTCCAGGGC
This portion of the Chelatococcus sp. YT9 genome encodes:
- a CDS encoding SDR family oxidoreductase — translated: MATIVITGCDTGLGVEFARQYAADGYRVLATCLDPQSAEETRAITGDITVSKLDVTDHAAIEAFAEGLGKAPVDILLSNAGIGRPHPPFGHTDYPNWRRILETNLIGPMKLAECLVENVAASELKTMAFVSSRMGSITLNNSGGSYAYRSSKAGLNMVVKTLAVDLAPRHISVIALHPGWAATEPGGRVPVTESVAGMRGVLHRAGRHHTGIFQTYHDQPLPW
- a CDS encoding carbohydrate ABC transporter permease codes for the protein MHHYPRWPIHLILLATSFIMLVPFYWVFKTSISGENIFTYPPNIIPRNPHIFYYVDVWYAIPFARYFLNSVIVSVLTIAANVIFNAMAGYALTRGFRGKNLVLMLFLSCMMVPFQATIIPAYLITGKLGLLDSYVGLALPQFSTIICIFVFKASFDAVPKSLIDAAKIDGLSEWRIIWKVMMPLAKSAMATNIILSFIWSWNNFLWPLIMTRSADMQTLPLGLSRFLSYQEDTTGALYAFCVMVLAPGILLFLLAQKEFIQGLTSGATKG
- a CDS encoding SMP-30/gluconolactonase/LRE family protein, with amino-acid sequence MSDAPDIEVVADCRNQLGECPCWHVEEGALYWVDALRPALHRMDADGKISSWQMPSVIGSFGFRDKGGIVAALQTGFALVELVDDRGTSFVKRLVDPEPERPLNILNDGKCDRRGRFWCGSRDADLAHPTGALYRLDDCANVSCMDRGFIVSNGIAFSPDDRTFYFADSRAESVFAYDFDLEEGVISNRRLFFSTKDIPGRCDGATVDSDGFYWCALVHGGQIARVDPKGRFDRLIDLPVRHPTMCAFGGPDLDILYVTSAASMIPETERASVAHAGAVFALHDLGVRGLPEPKFAG
- a CDS encoding SRPBCC family protein, translated to MTSNTTTPATHELSLTRTLAAPRHAVFRAWTDPALLKEWFAPRPWSVSKAELDVRPGGSNFIVMRSPDGEDYPNRGVYLEVVENERLVITDAYTEAWVPSEKPFITIILTFEDEAGAAGKTRYTARVRHWTAEDRETHEGMGFHEGWGRCTDQLEEIAARL
- a CDS encoding cupin domain-containing protein, with protein sequence MSLLKTIATSALGDGVVSKIAPDRLLEGDPTCTTWEQDAIEGKVETGVWQMTPGKNISVKSNIYEFCHILEGVIELTEDGKEPVTYRAGDSFVMKPGFVGTWKTVETVRKIYVIID
- a CDS encoding carboxypeptidase-like regulatory domain-containing protein, translated to MQDEDFQRPRWHKWLLNRFVLTPLIIALIAGAWDLYANMHNNGLVEGTVVDAAGNPVAGADVTLWTFNFTTFSEKSHTKSGPDGRFAFTDNPSHHIQVSATKPGVGTSQRKPIRLLFQSQDTQLQEPLILSGGA
- a CDS encoding DUF488 domain-containing protein; the protein is MTNIMTKRIYEAPAPSDGARVLVDRLWPRGVSRDAAQLTGWLRDIAPSNELRELFHSKPELWDEFCERYAQELDASPEALKPLEELVAKGPVTLLYASREAAHNNAVALKNYLERR